Proteins from a genomic interval of Equus quagga isolate Etosha38 chromosome 11, UCLA_HA_Equagga_1.0, whole genome shotgun sequence:
- the FN3K gene encoding fructosamine-3-kinase isoform X2, which yields MFEGEMASLEALRSTGLVRAPRPIKVIDLPGGGAAFVMEHLKMRSLSSQASRLGDQMADLHLYNQRLRQKWKEEASTVGRRAEGAEPQYVAKFGFHTVTYCGFIPQVNEWQDDWPAFFTQHRLQAQLDLIEKDYADREARELWSQLQVKIPDLFCGLEIVPALLHGDLWSGNVAEDDTGPIVYDPASFYGHSEFELAIALMFGGFPRSFFTAYHRKIPKAPGFDRRLLLYQLFNYLNHWNHFGREYRSPSLGTMRKLLK from the exons ATGTTTGAGGGGGAGATGGCCAGCCTGGAGGCCCTCCGGAGCACTGGCCTGGTGCGGGCACCTCGGCCCATCAAGGTGATTGACCTGCCAGGAGGTGGGGCCGCCTTTGTGATGGAGCATCTGAAGATGAGGAGTTTGAGCAG tCAGGCATCAAGACTTGGAGACCAGATGGCGGATTTGCACCTTTACAACCAGAGGCTGAGGCAGAAGTGGAAGGAGGAGGCGAGCACAGTGG GCCGGAGGGCTGAGGGTGCTGAGCCCCAGTATGTGGCCAAGTTCGGCTTCCACACGGTGACGTACTGCGGCTTCATTCCGCAG GTGAATGAGTGGCAGGATGACTGGCCGGCCTTCTTCACCCAGCACCGGCTCCAGGCACAGCTGGACCTCATTGAGAAAGACTATGCTGACCGAGAGGCACGAGAACTCTGGTCACAGCTACAG gtGAAGATCCCGGATCTGTTTTGCGGCCTCGAGATTGTCCCGGCCCTTCTTCACGGGGATCTCTGGTCGGGAAATGTGGCTGAGGATGACACGGGGCCCATTGTTTATGACCCTGCTTCCTTCTATGGCCATTCCGAGTTTGAACTGGCAATTGCCTTGATGTTCGGGGGTTTTCCCAGATCCTTCTTCACTGCCTACCACCGGAAGATCCCCAAGGCTCCGGGGTTCGACAGGCGGCTGCTGCTCTATCAGCTCTTTAACTACCTGAACCACTGGAACCACTTCGGGCGGGAGTATAGGAGCCCGTCCCTGGGCACCATGAGGAAGCTTCTCAAGTAA